The genome window TCCGCGACATCGACACCGCGCAGCTCAATATCCCCGCCGCCGCCAGCGAATGGGTACTGCTGTGTGACGTCCGCTCCCCCGCCACCGGCCCCGAGGGCGCGGCCGCCGTGTTCGGCCCGCAGAAGGGAGCCGAGCCGGAGGACGTGGAGATCCTCGACCAGGGCCTGACACACCTCTGCGAACTCCTGGAGGTCGATCCCACCACCCCCGGCATGGGGGCCGCCGGGGGCCTGGGCATCGGCCTGACCTGGCTCTCGCGCACCCTACACGGGGACGATTCCCACGTGCGCCTGCTCCCCGGCGCCCCCGTGGTGGCCGCCTCCCTGGGCCTGCCGGAACTCATCGAGCAGGCGGATCTGGCCATCACCGGGGAGGGCCGCCTCGATGAGCAGTCCACCCGGGGCAAGGTGGTGGGCACCATACTCGACCTCGCCCGCCCGCACCGCACCCCCGTGGCGGTGGCCACCGGCTCCGTGGCCGGGGAGGTGCCGCCCGGGGCGTCGCTAACACTCCTTGCGGATAACCCGGACGATCGCACCCAGCTTATCGACGCCGGGCGTCGCATAGCCCAGGACTACCTGCGTACCTCCACCGTCCAGGGGTAGTGCGCGGGCTGCTCGTGGGCGGCCTCATTGGCCAGCAGCACCGGGTCCTGCGGGAGATCGGCCTGCGGGGTGAGCATGCGAGACAGGCTCATGGTCAGCTCGTTGATGGAGCCCTGCACCCCGTCCACGTCGAGGGTGTAACGGTGCACGCTGGCGTCATCGAGGTCGCGGCCCTCGTGCTCGGTGCGGAAGATCTCCCGGAGTTGCTCCTCCACCCCCGCCGCCACCCGCGGGCTGGAGTCAAAGGAGAGTTCCGCGTGGCTCGCCTTGCCCGTGGAGCGCAGCCGCTCGCTGGCCGTGGTGAAGCCGGAACGCAGTTGTTCGGCCTGGTCACTGGGGATCAACACATCAAACTGAATCTGAGGCATGAGGCAAGCCTAACTAGAAATGCGCGAGAATGGTTCTATGATGGTGGCAACCCACATTTTTTCATAGGAGTGAAACGTCACCGATGGGCACCATTGCTCAGTTCTTGCAGACCAATTCTGTCGATCTGTCCTTCCAGCGCGCCTTCTACGAGGATCTTCACGAGCACCCGGAACTCTCCGGTCTAGAGCGCGCCACCGCGCAGCGCATCGAGACCATGCTGGAGCGCTTCCGCTGCGAGGTCATCACCCAGATCGGCGGCTTCGGGATCGTCGCCATCTTCCGCAACGGCGAGGGCCCCACCGCCCTCATGCGCGCGGACTTCGACGCCCTCCCCGTCAAGGAGGACACCGGCGTTTCTTATGCCTCCACCCGCGTCCAGGCCCGCCCCGACGGCTCCACCACCCCCGTCATGCACGCCTGCGGGCATGACATGCACACCACCGCCCTGATGGGCGTGTGCGCGCTTCTCGACGCCTCCCGCGAACACTGGAAGGGCACCTTCATCGCGCTCTTCCAGCCCGCCGAGGAGACCGGCACCGGCGCGGACGCGATGGTGGCCGACGGGCTTGCCCGCCACATTCCCAAGCCCGACGTCTGCTTTGGCCAGCACGTCATGCCGGGGCGCGCCGGCGAGGTGCAGACCATGCCCGGCCCCCAACTGGCCGCCGCCAACTCCATCAAGATCACCGTCACCGGGCGCAGCGCCCACGGCTCCATGCCGCACCGCTCCATCGACCCCACCTACCTGGCCGCCATGATCGTGGTGCGCCTGCAAGGAATCGTGGGCCGCGAGGTAGACCCCAACGAGTTTGCCGTGGTCACCGTGGGCTCCCTGCGCTCCGGCAGCACCAATAACATCATTCCCGATACCGCCGAGATCGTGCTCAACTGCCGGTTCTACAACGAGGAGGTCAAGCGCCACGTGCTGCGCGCCATTCGCCGCGTGGTCACCGCCGAGTGCGAGGCCTCCGGATCACCCGCGCCGCCGCAGTTTGAGTTCTTCTCACACGGGGAACTCACGGATAACTCCTCGGCTGTGTTTGACCGCGTGCGG of Corynebacterium sp. 21KM1197 contains these proteins:
- a CDS encoding glycerate kinase, with translation MTGNTSPRTANPSVKATSPTPHIVIAPDSFKGRASAQEAAAYLGEGVRAVLPDAEITLAPMADGGEGTSAAFSGRTITLPTTDAAGRLTEASYRYDDASATAYIDVAAASGLPAVSDRPVPLTGDTYGTGVLIADAQTRGARTITLALGGTATIDGGTGILVALGATPLDPRGYAVPKGGGYLSAIRDIDTAQLNIPAAASEWVLLCDVRSPATGPEGAAAVFGPQKGAEPEDVEILDQGLTHLCELLEVDPTTPGMGAAGGLGIGLTWLSRTLHGDDSHVRLLPGAPVVAASLGLPELIEQADLAITGEGRLDEQSTRGKVVGTILDLARPHRTPVAVATGSVAGEVPPGASLTLLADNPDDRTQLIDAGRRIAQDYLRTSTVQG
- a CDS encoding amidohydrolase, whose protein sequence is MGTIAQFLQTNSVDLSFQRAFYEDLHEHPELSGLERATAQRIETMLERFRCEVITQIGGFGIVAIFRNGEGPTALMRADFDALPVKEDTGVSYASTRVQARPDGSTTPVMHACGHDMHTTALMGVCALLDASREHWKGTFIALFQPAEETGTGADAMVADGLARHIPKPDVCFGQHVMPGRAGEVQTMPGPQLAAANSIKITVTGRSAHGSMPHRSIDPTYLAAMIVVRLQGIVGREVDPNEFAVVTVGSLRSGSTNNIIPDTAEIVLNCRFYNEEVKRHVLRAIRRVVTAECEASGSPAPPQFEFFSHGELTDNSSAVFDRVRPVFDDVFGCNSVDSARSTVSEDFSHVPRALGVPYLFWLVGCTPREVWDKAVANNSVGQDVPVNHMPTFLPDYEPTVEAATRAGAAAVLAYLGK